The window GGCGGGGGCGTTTTCCTAGATAGTGCTTCGTATTTCATTGTTCTTCATCCTGTTAGTTATAAACCACTGCCGATGACGTATAATAATAGCTGGGTAGACCACTATACATATAAGTATACGGATTATAACTTAAGATATGATTATTATGGGCACAGTACGATAGATGCTTATGGGAAAATAAAAATTCCTTACGGTGAATTTAACTGCCTGCGAATAAGTACACTCGATACTGTATTTTTATGTTTAGAGTCTCTCTCTTATTATGATACCTTAGTAACAAATACTTATTCTTTTGTTACAGAGAATTACGGGAGTGTTGCAGAAGTGGTTTTACGTGTTGATTCTACGGATAGTGTTTATAGTTTATCCCGTTTGACTTCTTTTACCGGAATAGAAGAAAGTAATTTGAAACTTCAAGGATTGGCATTATCTATTTCCCAAAATCCTTTTCTCTTGTCAACGGTTATAAAATATCAGATACCGGCAGACAGCAGGGTTTCATTAAATATTTATGACATTTCAGG of the bacterium genome contains:
- a CDS encoding T9SS type A sorting domain-containing protein; its protein translation is MKKVIVIASLVVGISSAVFAQIVVDSSDIVQAIGTTTIINGIDSVTLNLGTTGGPQVWDFTTQPMGNNNARNSIVKANSTPFNDSFSTSNITYQKIKYADSSADTSYQYERLTKDSMLTLGGGVFLDSASYFIVLHPVSYKPLPMTYNNSWVDHYTYKYTDYNLRYDYYGHSTIDAYGKIKIPYGEFNCLRISTLDTVFLCLESLSYYDTLVTNTYSFVTENYGSVAEVVLRVDSTDSVYSLSRLTSFTGIEESNLKLQGLALSISQNPFLLSTVIKYQIPADSRVSLNIYDISGKIVKTLINEEKQRGSYSTNFNSKDYPAGIYFAKFSAKGGTKDYKETKKLILMK